In Pseudomonas saudiphocaensis, one DNA window encodes the following:
- a CDS encoding DUF3820 family protein: MKPEDLELLVTRTMPYGKYKGRLIADLPGNYLNWFARVGFPPGEIGQLLALMQEIDHNGLSRLLDPLRQRQKQ; encoded by the coding sequence ATGAAGCCTGAAGATCTGGAATTGCTGGTAACCCGGACGATGCCCTACGGCAAATACAAGGGGCGGCTGATCGCCGATCTGCCGGGCAACTACCTCAACTGGTTCGCCAGGGTGGGCTTTCCACCTGGGGAAATCGGCCAGCTGTTGGCCCTGATGCAGGAGATTGATCACAACGGCCTGTCTCGGCTGCTTGATCCGCTCAGGCAGCGCCAGAAACAGTAG
- a CDS encoding ABC transporter substrate-binding protein — protein sequence MPLLSYLTGLFSPISHGLQRTCALVLLACLSPLVATSAAAEGKETLPVLTLSALQFGTAHWELDHLKRQGLDRSNGFELKVQLVADLPASRLAVSSGSVEGAVSDLLWAQARYEAGTAYRYVPFSSQIGEVLVAEDSAIRTLADLRGKRIGVAGGPDGLGWQLLQQAASRQGIDLSREAQVQYAAPPLLSQALRRGQADALLTFWQFSARMRGEGGVRTAFALEDLLKSLGLEAQLPVLGYLFAETWASRNEDLLGRFQLALRQTKTQLAQEPAHWQAIRPLMRAEDEAVFDALRDSFIEGIPPPLDETRIGHLQQLLKLVGADPQKLMSAELFRVGQ from the coding sequence ATGCCTTTATTGTCTTACCTCACCGGCCTTTTCAGTCCGATTTCCCATGGCTTGCAACGTACCTGCGCGCTGGTTCTGCTGGCGTGCCTGTCACCCCTGGTCGCCACCTCCGCCGCTGCTGAAGGGAAGGAAACGTTGCCGGTCCTCACGCTCAGCGCGCTGCAGTTCGGCACTGCGCACTGGGAGCTGGACCACCTCAAGCGCCAGGGTCTCGACCGGAGCAATGGATTTGAGCTGAAGGTGCAACTGGTGGCGGACCTGCCGGCCTCGCGCCTGGCGGTTTCCAGTGGCAGCGTCGAAGGTGCGGTGAGTGACCTGCTCTGGGCCCAGGCCCGCTACGAGGCGGGAACGGCTTATCGCTACGTTCCTTTTTCTTCGCAGATCGGCGAAGTTCTGGTAGCCGAGGACAGTGCCATCCGCACGCTGGCGGACCTGCGCGGCAAGCGCATTGGCGTGGCTGGCGGGCCGGATGGGCTTGGCTGGCAGTTGCTGCAGCAGGCGGCCAGCCGCCAGGGAATCGACCTTTCCCGCGAAGCGCAGGTGCAGTATGCGGCGCCGCCGCTGCTGAGCCAGGCACTGCGCCGGGGGCAGGCGGACGCACTGTTGACCTTCTGGCAGTTCTCGGCGCGCATGCGGGGCGAAGGCGGTGTGCGTACGGCGTTCGCCCTGGAGGATCTGCTCAAGTCGCTGGGGCTGGAGGCGCAACTGCCGGTACTGGGCTATCTGTTTGCCGAAACCTGGGCGTCTCGCAATGAGGATCTGCTGGGGCGCTTCCAGCTCGCACTGCGCCAGACCAAAACGCAACTGGCGCAAGAGCCTGCTCACTGGCAAGCCATAAGGCCGTTGATGCGGGCCGAGGATGAGGCTGTGTTCGACGCGCTGCGAGACAGCTTTATCGAAGGCATTCCGCCGCCTCTGGATGAAACGCGCATCGGTCATCTGCAGCAATTGCTCAAGCTCGTTGGCGCGGATCCGCAGAAGCTGATGTCGGCTGAACTGTTCCGGGTAGGGCAGTGA
- a CDS encoding ATP-binding cassette domain-containing protein, with the protein MLELCLDGVVVGHPVIGRVATTVAEGDRICLLGPSGVGKTTLLNAIAGLDPRLSPMVWAEEGLRIGYLFQEHRLLPWRTLRQNLALVGAAPADIERLLEQVGLAGAGDRLPDQLSLGMARRAALARCLAIKPQLLLLDEPFASLDPDRAAELRALIAQLLDAQPQMAMICVTHDARDADDLANRLWYMAGTPATLQYDHALSSDASASAISERLRLGVL; encoded by the coding sequence ATGCTTGAGTTGTGTCTGGACGGCGTGGTCGTCGGCCATCCGGTCATCGGCCGGGTCGCGACTACGGTGGCGGAAGGCGATCGTATCTGCCTGCTGGGCCCATCGGGAGTGGGCAAGACCACGCTGCTCAATGCCATCGCCGGACTTGATCCACGGCTGAGCCCGATGGTCTGGGCGGAGGAGGGTCTGCGCATCGGCTATCTGTTCCAGGAGCATCGTCTGTTGCCCTGGCGCACGCTGCGGCAGAACCTGGCGCTGGTGGGTGCGGCGCCGGCTGATATCGAACGGCTGCTGGAGCAGGTCGGGCTGGCCGGAGCCGGTGACCGGTTGCCGGATCAGCTATCGCTGGGTATGGCCCGCCGTGCAGCCTTGGCGCGCTGCCTGGCGATAAAGCCACAGCTGCTGTTGCTGGACGAGCCGTTCGCCTCGCTGGACCCCGACCGGGCCGCCGAATTACGCGCGCTGATTGCACAGTTGCTCGATGCCCAGCCACAGATGGCAATGATCTGCGTAACCCACGATGCCCGAGATGCCGACGACCTGGCCAATCGTCTCTGGTACATGGCCGGCACGCCGGCGACGCTGCAATACGATCACGCCTTAAGTAGCGATGCCAGCGCCAGCGCGATCAGTGAGCGGTTGCGTCTGGGCGTGCTGTAG
- a CDS encoding MOSC domain-containing protein, with product MKLARIEQVLTGKAVPYTRPGSFSAIAKQPVAGPVQVDVEGLQGDEQGDPKVHGGVNKAVHHYAYEHYARWRQQLGDLPLLKQPGAFGENISTRGLSEADLCLGDILRCGDARLEIVQTRQPCWKLNDRFGVADMALRVQQSGMTGWYYRVLEPGTLEAGQMLTLEHRPFPRWSLTRVLEVLYQRTLDHTALQELSELPLVPSWRKLVDRRLQQGTVEDWSKRLYGAQPEN from the coding sequence ATGAAACTGGCAAGAATCGAGCAAGTGTTGACGGGCAAGGCCGTGCCCTACACCCGGCCAGGCAGCTTCAGCGCCATCGCCAAGCAGCCGGTCGCGGGCCCCGTCCAGGTCGACGTCGAAGGGCTGCAGGGCGACGAACAGGGTGACCCTAAAGTGCATGGCGGCGTGAACAAGGCGGTGCACCACTACGCCTACGAGCACTACGCGCGCTGGCGCCAGCAGCTGGGCGATCTGCCGCTGCTGAAGCAGCCAGGCGCCTTCGGCGAGAACATCAGCACCCGGGGCTTGAGCGAGGCGGACCTGTGTCTTGGCGACATCCTGCGCTGCGGCGACGCTCGCCTGGAAATCGTCCAGACCCGGCAGCCCTGCTGGAAGCTCAACGACCGTTTCGGCGTGGCGGACATGGCGCTGCGCGTGCAGCAGAGCGGCATGACCGGCTGGTACTACCGGGTACTGGAACCCGGCACGCTCGAGGCCGGGCAGATGCTTACGCTGGAACACCGGCCATTCCCACGCTGGTCCCTGACCCGGGTGCTGGAGGTGCTGTATCAGCGCACCCTGGATCACACGGCGCTGCAGGAACTGAGCGAACTGCCGCTGGTGCCGTCCTGGCGCAAGCTGGTGGACCGGCGCCTGCAACAGGGCACAGTGGAAGACTGGAGCAAGCGCTTGTACGGCGCCCAGCCGGAAAACTGA
- a CDS encoding beta-ketoacyl-ACP synthase III, whose product MHNVVISGTGLYTPAHSISNDELVESFNACARRFNAENAAAIEAGDVQPMPESSSAFIEKASGIKSRFVTDKAGILDPERMVPRIPERSNDEWSILCEMSVKAAEEALARAGKTAADIDGVIVACSNLQRAYPAVAIEVQAALGIKGFGFDMNVACSSATFGIQNAANAVRLGQARAVLMVNPEICTGHMNFRDRDSHFIFGDACTAVIIERADLATSEHQWEVVSTKLVTEFSNNIRNNFGFLNRTAEEHMGDPDKLFVQEGRKVFKEVCPMVAELIGAHLQESGIEVESVKRFWLHQANLNMNLLIVRKLLGRDATPEEAPVILDTYANTSSAGSVIAFHKHQDDLPAGSLGVLSSFGAGYSIGSVILRKR is encoded by the coding sequence GTGCATAACGTCGTCATCAGCGGTACCGGCCTTTATACCCCTGCTCACAGTATTTCCAATGACGAGCTGGTGGAGTCATTCAACGCCTGCGCCCGCCGCTTCAATGCCGAAAACGCTGCCGCCATCGAGGCGGGTGATGTCCAGCCGATGCCCGAATCCAGTTCAGCCTTTATCGAAAAGGCGTCGGGCATCAAGAGCCGCTTCGTTACCGACAAGGCCGGTATCCTCGACCCCGAGCGTATGGTTCCGCGCATTCCCGAGCGCAGCAATGATGAGTGGTCGATCCTTTGCGAGATGTCGGTGAAGGCTGCCGAGGAAGCGCTGGCCCGCGCCGGCAAGACTGCAGCCGATATCGACGGCGTGATCGTCGCCTGTTCCAACCTGCAGCGCGCTTATCCGGCAGTTGCCATCGAAGTACAGGCGGCGCTGGGCATCAAGGGCTTCGGTTTTGACATGAACGTGGCCTGCTCCTCGGCCACCTTCGGCATTCAGAATGCCGCCAACGCGGTTCGGCTGGGCCAGGCGCGGGCGGTGCTGATGGTCAACCCGGAAATCTGCACTGGCCACATGAACTTCCGGGACCGTGATAGCCACTTCATTTTCGGCGATGCCTGCACGGCGGTGATCATCGAGCGCGCCGACCTGGCGACCTCCGAGCATCAGTGGGAAGTGGTCAGCACCAAGCTGGTGACCGAATTCTCCAACAATATCCGCAACAATTTCGGCTTCCTCAACCGCACCGCCGAAGAGCACATGGGCGATCCGGACAAGCTGTTCGTGCAGGAAGGCCGTAAGGTCTTCAAGGAAGTCTGCCCCATGGTGGCGGAGCTGATCGGCGCGCATCTGCAGGAGAGCGGCATTGAGGTCGAGTCAGTCAAGCGCTTCTGGCTGCATCAGGCCAACCTCAACATGAACCTGCTGATCGTGCGCAAGCTGCTGGGCCGCGACGCTACCCCAGAAGAGGCGCCGGTGATCCTGGATACCTACGCCAACACCAGCTCTGCCGGCTCGGTGATCGCTTTCCACAAGCACCAGGATGACCTGCCGGCTGGCAGCCTAGGCGTGCTCAGCTCTTTCGGTGCGGGCTACTCCATCGGTAGCGTGATCCTGCGCAAGCGCTGA
- a CDS encoding ankyrin repeat domain-containing protein produces the protein MTDHPKPNPELDDATLAFAEQVFASARDGDTQRLAELLAQGLPANLRNHNGDSLLMLASYHGHADTTRVLLEGGADPQLANNRGQTPLAGAAFKGDLEMVKLLIEGGADVEGASPDGKTALMMAAMFNRTEIVEYLISQGADPHATDANGATPLAAAGLMGATDTQALLSSLGNR, from the coding sequence ATGACGGACCACCCCAAGCCCAACCCGGAACTGGACGACGCTACCCTGGCCTTCGCCGAGCAGGTTTTTGCCAGTGCCCGTGACGGAGACACCCAGCGCCTGGCCGAACTGCTCGCCCAGGGCCTGCCTGCCAACCTGCGCAATCACAACGGCGACAGCCTGCTGATGCTGGCCAGCTACCACGGGCACGCCGACACCACGCGCGTGCTGCTGGAAGGCGGCGCAGATCCGCAATTGGCCAACAACCGGGGCCAAACGCCGCTGGCCGGCGCGGCCTTCAAGGGTGATCTGGAAATGGTGAAGTTGTTGATCGAAGGCGGTGCCGATGTCGAAGGCGCTTCGCCCGACGGCAAGACCGCATTGATGATGGCAGCCATGTTCAACCGCACCGAGATCGTCGAGTACCTGATCAGTCAGGGCGCCGACCCGCATGCCACCGACGCCAATGGCGCCACGCCTTTGGCTGCAGCAGGCCTGATGGGCGCCACCGACACTCAGGCTCTGCTGAGCAGCCTCGGCAACCGCTGA
- a CDS encoding M20/M25/M40 family metallo-hydrolase, with amino-acid sequence MHARRTSLAAALALGLFALPTFAAELQPNELLKQAETEQQAYLETLKSLVAVDTGTGLEQGLATVSQMLVERLKALGAEVTTTPATPSAGDNIVGTLKGSGTANFLLMVHYDTVFGEGTAAKRPFRTDDNRAYGPGVADAKGGVAMILHAIKLLQDQKFEDFGTLTVLFNPDEEMGSAGSKKIIAELARKHDYVFSYEPPDKDAVTIATNGINGVMLEVKGKSSHAGSAPEDGRNAVMELSHQLVQLKDLGDADKGTTVNWTMIKGGEKRNIIPNSATAEADMRYSDLTETDRVLADAQRIIKDKLIDDTTVQVRIDKGRPPLAKNAGSDRLAETAQKLYGEIGKTIEPIAMRFGTDAGYAYVPDSDKPAVLETMGVVGAGLHADDEYIELSSIAPRLYLTVAMIKTLSAEHQAR; translated from the coding sequence ATGCACGCTCGACGCACTTCCCTCGCCGCCGCCCTCGCGCTCGGCTTGTTCGCCCTTCCCACCTTCGCTGCCGAGCTTCAGCCCAATGAACTGCTCAAACAGGCTGAAACGGAGCAGCAGGCCTACCTCGAAACCCTGAAATCCCTGGTGGCGGTCGATACCGGCACGGGCCTGGAACAAGGGCTCGCCACCGTTAGCCAGATGCTGGTCGAACGCCTCAAGGCGCTGGGTGCCGAAGTCACGACCACCCCGGCGACGCCCTCGGCGGGCGACAATATCGTCGGCACGCTGAAAGGCAGCGGCACTGCCAACTTCCTGCTGATGGTCCACTACGACACCGTCTTCGGCGAAGGCACCGCCGCCAAGCGGCCGTTCCGCACCGATGACAACCGCGCCTACGGCCCGGGCGTGGCCGATGCCAAGGGCGGCGTGGCGATGATCCTGCATGCGATCAAGCTCCTGCAGGACCAGAAGTTCGAGGATTTCGGCACCCTCACCGTGCTGTTCAACCCCGACGAGGAAATGGGCTCGGCCGGCTCGAAGAAGATCATCGCCGAGCTCGCCCGCAAGCACGACTATGTCTTTTCCTACGAGCCGCCAGACAAGGATGCCGTGACCATCGCCACCAACGGCATCAATGGCGTGATGCTCGAGGTGAAGGGCAAGTCCTCCCACGCCGGTTCCGCCCCGGAAGACGGCCGCAACGCGGTGATGGAGCTGTCGCATCAACTGGTACAGCTCAAGGACCTGGGTGATGCGGACAAGGGGACCACGGTGAACTGGACCATGATCAAGGGCGGCGAGAAGCGCAACATCATCCCCAACAGCGCCACTGCCGAAGCCGACATGCGCTACTCGGACCTCACCGAGACCGACCGGGTGCTGGCCGATGCCCAGCGCATCATCAAGGACAAGCTGATCGACGACACCACGGTGCAGGTGCGCATCGACAAGGGCCGTCCGCCGCTGGCTAAGAACGCCGGTTCGGACCGGCTGGCCGAGACGGCGCAGAAGCTCTATGGAGAAATTGGCAAGACCATCGAACCCATCGCCATGCGCTTCGGCACCGATGCCGGCTACGCCTATGTGCCCGACAGCGACAAGCCGGCCGTACTGGAAACCATGGGTGTGGTGGGCGCTGGCCTCCATGCCGATGACGAGTACATCGAACTGTCGAGCATAGCGCCGCGGCTATACCTGACGGTGGCGATGATCAAGACGCTGTCCGCCGAACACCAGGCCCGCTAG
- a CDS encoding ABC transporter permease: MTSPRWACWIALPLAVSLWAVVALLAQTPLLPSPLVVLDTFWQALQSGALLHHLGVTLRRVIFAFVLAMLLGALIGIWMGRSRLTNALLDPLLVLFLNLPALVTIILLYVWFGLVEVAAVLAVVINKVPNVAVTLREGARSLDPRLEQMAHVYRFSHNQRLVHVWLPQLFPYFMAATRGGLALIWKIVLVVELLGRSDGIGFQLHMAFQVFDVASILAYSLAFIAVVQLIELVLLQPLDRRASAWREAGTPHA; the protein is encoded by the coding sequence GTGACTTCGCCACGCTGGGCCTGCTGGATCGCGCTGCCGCTGGCCGTGTCGCTGTGGGCGGTGGTTGCACTTCTTGCACAGACGCCGTTGCTGCCCTCGCCCCTGGTGGTGCTGGATACCTTCTGGCAGGCGCTGCAGAGCGGTGCTCTGCTGCATCACCTTGGGGTCACCCTGCGGCGGGTGATCTTCGCCTTCGTCCTGGCCATGCTGTTGGGCGCATTGATCGGCATCTGGATGGGTCGTTCGCGGCTGACCAACGCCTTGCTCGACCCGTTGCTGGTGCTGTTTCTCAACCTACCGGCGCTGGTGACCATCATTCTGCTCTATGTCTGGTTTGGCCTGGTGGAAGTGGCGGCGGTGCTGGCGGTGGTGATCAACAAGGTGCCCAACGTCGCCGTAACGCTGCGCGAAGGCGCGCGTAGCCTGGATCCCCGGTTGGAGCAAATGGCGCATGTGTACCGCTTCAGTCATAACCAGCGGCTTGTTCATGTCTGGCTGCCGCAACTCTTTCCTTACTTTATGGCGGCGACCCGAGGCGGGCTGGCGCTGATCTGGAAGATCGTTCTGGTGGTGGAGTTGCTCGGACGCTCCGATGGCATCGGCTTTCAGCTGCATATGGCCTTTCAGGTGTTCGATGTGGCGAGCATTCTGGCCTACAGCCTGGCCTTTATTGCGGTGGTGCAACTGATCGAGCTGGTACTGCTGCAACCGTTGGACCGGCGAGCATCCGCCTGGCGCGAAGCAGGTACGCCCCATGCTTGA
- a CDS encoding HIT family protein — MSLTTPYDPQNIFAKIIRGEAPCYKLYEDEDVLAFLDLFPQSFGHTLVIPKRSAACNLLDVDTEALCKVMRVVQQLTRVIVDELQPEGVQVAQFNGAPAGQTVFHIHMHIVPRYAGQGLGVHAAKAADHDELEKLQQRLVQRIAASS; from the coding sequence ATGAGCCTGACCACGCCCTACGATCCACAGAACATCTTCGCCAAGATCATTCGCGGCGAAGCCCCTTGCTACAAGCTCTACGAGGACGAGGATGTGCTCGCCTTCCTCGACCTGTTCCCGCAATCCTTCGGGCATACGCTGGTGATCCCCAAGCGTTCGGCCGCCTGCAACCTGCTCGACGTGGACACCGAGGCGCTGTGCAAGGTGATGCGGGTGGTGCAGCAGCTCACTCGGGTGATCGTCGATGAGCTGCAGCCGGAGGGCGTGCAGGTGGCGCAGTTCAACGGCGCGCCGGCGGGGCAGACGGTGTTCCATATCCACATGCATATCGTGCCGCGTTATGCGGGGCAGGGCCTGGGCGTGCACGCGGCGAAAGCAGCGGACCACGACGAGTTGGAAAAACTGCAGCAGCGCTTGGTGCAACGGATCGCCGCTTCATCCTGA
- a CDS encoding DUF445 domain-containing protein, translated as MSPLQHRWQSPVARMKLVAGCLLLLAALLYVLATAMEPRHPAWGYLASFAEAAMVGAIADWFAVTALFRRPLGLPIPHTAIIPRSKARIGQSLSTFITAHFLATPLVLSKLQALDLGGRLAGWLRHPDNAEAVGRQLVGMARFGADSLQDERVRQFVQTRLTKRMRKADLAPVCGQILEVLTRQGKHQAMLDESLARLDVLLQDEDTRALVANAITAEVRTLRYLGLGKAVGGWSANKFVDGVSALIAEIANDPQHALRTRFDEHLEGYIERLRHDPGYRLEVERIVAQLLEHPATTAYIQSLWSELTEWLKADLASPDSRIGQRIVRLTQGLGDALASDTAMRNWINERLLAAAPAMLERYRGQIGAYIAQRVENWESRELVEQMEQSVGKDLQYIRINGTLVGGLVGLALHALTQLATG; from the coding sequence ATGAGCCCTCTGCAACATCGCTGGCAGTCTCCGGTCGCGCGGATGAAGCTGGTCGCCGGTTGCCTGTTACTGCTGGCCGCCTTGCTCTACGTGCTGGCCACCGCCATGGAGCCCCGGCATCCGGCCTGGGGTTACCTGGCCTCCTTCGCCGAGGCGGCCATGGTTGGCGCCATTGCCGACTGGTTCGCGGTCACCGCGCTGTTCCGGCGCCCGTTGGGCCTGCCCATTCCGCATACGGCGATCATCCCGCGCAGCAAGGCGCGCATCGGCCAGAGCCTGTCGACCTTTATCACCGCACACTTCCTCGCCACGCCGCTGGTGCTGAGCAAACTGCAGGCACTGGATCTGGGTGGGCGCCTGGCCGGCTGGCTGCGGCACCCGGACAACGCCGAGGCGGTAGGCCGGCAACTGGTCGGCATGGCGCGCTTCGGCGCCGATTCGCTGCAGGACGAACGCGTGCGCCAGTTCGTCCAGACTCGCCTGACCAAGCGCATGCGCAAGGCCGACCTGGCACCGGTCTGCGGGCAGATCCTGGAAGTCCTGACCCGCCAGGGCAAGCACCAGGCCATGCTCGACGAGAGCCTGGCACGCCTGGACGTGCTACTGCAGGACGAAGACACCCGCGCGCTGGTGGCCAACGCCATCACCGCCGAAGTTCGCACCCTGCGCTACCTGGGGTTGGGCAAGGCCGTAGGCGGCTGGTCGGCGAACAAGTTTGTCGATGGCGTTTCGGCGTTGATTGCCGAGATCGCCAACGATCCGCAGCATGCCTTGCGCACCCGCTTCGACGAGCACCTTGAGGGCTATATCGAACGCCTCAGACACGACCCGGGTTATCGTCTAGAGGTCGAACGCATCGTCGCCCAGTTGCTGGAACATCCGGCGACCACCGCCTATATCCAGTCGCTCTGGAGCGAACTGACCGAGTGGCTGAAAGCCGACCTGGCCAGCCCCGATTCGCGGATCGGCCAGCGTATCGTCCGCCTGACCCAGGGCCTGGGCGATGCCCTGGCAAGCGATACGGCCATGCGCAACTGGATCAACGAGCGCCTGTTGGCAGCTGCCCCGGCCATGCTCGAACGCTACCGCGGGCAGATAGGCGCCTATATCGCTCAGCGGGTGGAAAATTGGGAGAGCCGCGAACTGGTCGAGCAGATGGAACAAAGCGTCGGCAAGGACCTGCAATACATCCGCATCAACGGAACCCTGGTCGGCGGATTGGTAGGCCTGGCGCTGCATGCGCTGACCCAGCTGGCCACCGGCTGA
- a CDS encoding methyl-accepting chemotaxis protein, translating to MKMVFSPAEGLMNRLSYPSKFGLLGLLALVVFTILIMTLAGQLNTTIERSQNELVATSLARPLLKTVEYTQQHRGVSSMLLSGDTSVTARRSGLEAKVDETLRQLEQTLAADKRELPQWRAITNAWSTLKRGGLNMPRGENFAAHSALVEDLLRFQRTLSDAYTLSFDPEAETFYLMTSALNDLPAMLERVARLRGQGAGVLAQGEMDDQRRIALILLAEEISASMADMQENLDKVIVLRPELAGDLQRALATLGSKYREVSQVVEQVTRHDDLHSTASSEFFAMGTAVIDIGYAQMYDLLLPTLDTLLGQRIAHAQKVLYLNISALIAVMTVIGYLSVGAYLSVMSSVRSLREGSERLASGDLTAQIKLTARDELRFVAGSFNDMAEAMRKLIGSIKDNADHVADSATNLVAASGQIHVASQRQSDAAGSMAAAVEEMTVGIEHIALNAGEADSLAKRSGELSRQGGEIVASVVAEISEIARSVESSARTVEELGERSGQVSAIVGVIGDIAAQTNLLALNAAIEAARAGEQGRGFAVVADEVRKLAERTANSTREITEMVDSIQQGTLGAVASMEEGVARVNEGVERARYAGEAMGGIRDAANQVLSTVAEISHALREQSTASAEIAKQVTMIARMAEENGEAVSSNHETANRLGELADTLLQNVSRFKA from the coding sequence ATGAAAATGGTTTTTTCACCAGCCGAAGGGCTGATGAATCGTTTGTCCTATCCAAGCAAGTTCGGTCTGCTGGGGCTACTGGCCCTGGTCGTCTTCACCATCCTGATCATGACCCTGGCGGGTCAGCTCAACACCACCATCGAGCGCTCGCAGAATGAGCTGGTCGCCACCAGCCTGGCGCGTCCGCTACTGAAGACGGTGGAATACACGCAGCAGCATCGTGGTGTTTCATCGATGCTGCTCAGCGGCGACACGAGCGTCACTGCGCGGCGCAGCGGGCTTGAAGCCAAGGTCGACGAAACCCTGCGTCAGCTGGAGCAGACGCTGGCGGCAGACAAACGTGAACTGCCGCAGTGGCGCGCGATCACCAACGCATGGAGCACGCTCAAGCGTGGCGGACTGAACATGCCCAGGGGCGAGAACTTCGCGGCGCACTCGGCGCTGGTCGAAGACCTGCTGCGTTTCCAGCGCACGCTTTCGGATGCCTATACCCTGAGCTTTGATCCGGAAGCCGAGACCTTTTATCTGATGACCTCGGCGCTCAACGACCTGCCGGCCATGCTGGAGCGAGTGGCGCGTCTGCGCGGGCAGGGCGCAGGCGTACTGGCCCAGGGCGAGATGGATGATCAGCGGCGCATTGCACTGATCCTGCTGGCCGAGGAAATCAGCGCCTCGATGGCCGACATGCAGGAAAACCTCGACAAGGTGATCGTCCTGCGGCCCGAGCTGGCCGGAGATCTCCAGCGCGCACTGGCGACCCTGGGCAGCAAGTACCGGGAGGTCAGCCAGGTGGTGGAGCAGGTCACCCGACATGATGATCTGCACAGCACCGCCTCCAGTGAATTCTTCGCCATGGGGACTGCGGTCATCGATATCGGTTATGCGCAGATGTACGACCTGCTGTTGCCGACGCTGGATACCTTGCTCGGTCAGCGTATCGCCCATGCGCAGAAGGTCCTGTACCTGAACATATCGGCGCTGATTGCGGTGATGACGGTGATCGGCTATCTCTCGGTGGGCGCTTACCTGTCGGTGATGAGCAGTGTGCGCAGCTTGCGCGAGGGCAGTGAGCGGCTCGCTTCCGGTGACCTGACTGCGCAGATCAAACTGACCGCCCGCGATGAGCTGCGCTTCGTTGCCGGCAGCTTCAATGATATGGCCGAGGCCATGCGCAAGCTGATTGGCAGCATCAAGGACAATGCCGATCACGTTGCCGATTCGGCAACCAATCTCGTAGCGGCTTCGGGGCAGATTCATGTGGCCTCGCAACGCCAGAGCGATGCGGCCGGCAGCATGGCTGCGGCGGTGGAGGAAATGACGGTCGGTATCGAGCATATCGCCCTCAATGCCGGCGAGGCGGACAGCCTGGCCAAGCGTTCTGGTGAGCTCTCGCGTCAGGGTGGCGAAATTGTCGCCTCTGTAGTGGCGGAGATCAGCGAGATCGCACGCTCGGTGGAAAGCTCGGCGCGTACCGTTGAGGAGCTGGGTGAGCGCTCGGGGCAGGTGTCGGCGATTGTCGGCGTGATCGGAGATATCGCCGCCCAGACCAACCTGTTGGCACTCAACGCCGCCATCGAAGCGGCCCGTGCTGGCGAGCAGGGGCGTGGTTTTGCGGTGGTGGCCGATGAGGTGCGCAAGCTGGCCGAGCGCACGGCCAACTCAACCCGCGAAATTACCGAGATGGTCGACTCCATCCAGCAAGGCACCCTGGGCGCCGTGGCCAGCATGGAAGAGGGCGTGGCGCGTGTTAACGAAGGTGTCGAGCGTGCCCGTTACGCGGGCGAGGCCATGGGCGGAATTCGCGATGCAGCCAATCAGGTGCTTTCGACAGTGGCCGAGATCTCCCATGCCCTGCGCGAGCAGAGCACCGCCTCGGCAGAGATTGCCAAACAGGTGACGATGATTGCCCGCATGGCAGAGGAAAACGGCGAGGCCGTAAGCAGCAACCACGAGACGGCCAATCGCCTGGGTGAACTGGCCGACACGCTGTTGCAGAACGTCAGCCGCTTCAAGGCATAA